A window from Polyangium spumosum encodes these proteins:
- the coxB gene encoding cytochrome c oxidase subunit II, translating to MNELLRTILFLPRQASTIADDIDKLHYFVIIATMGGALLVTLVGGFFLFRYRRTAVQKDPSRRVLGATHAIWLEAVVVVALFGMFISWWVIGFWQFMAIRVPPENALEIYVTGKQWMWKFAYPQGASTISTLYVPAGRPVKLILTSRDVIHSFYVPDFRLKQDALPGRLSTLWFEVKEPGRYDILCTEYCGVSHSTMWGEVIALPPEEYERWLQGEAPGPDVAGPVDLRPSAVLDYAPAEPVSMVRQGELAAAQHGCLRCHTLDGTPHLGPTWAGLYGTTIPLEGGGNTRVDEAYITESMMDPLARIHAGYQRIMPSYLGQIRPAETSAIIELMKSLRDVRPKPGAEAPWGTVDVPETREGRQ from the coding sequence ATGAACGAGCTGCTCCGTACCATCCTGTTCTTGCCGCGGCAGGCCTCCACCATCGCCGACGACATCGACAAGCTCCACTATTTCGTCATCATCGCGACGATGGGGGGCGCCTTGCTGGTGACCCTCGTCGGCGGGTTTTTCCTGTTCCGCTATCGTCGCACGGCCGTCCAGAAGGATCCCTCGCGGCGTGTCCTCGGGGCGACGCACGCGATATGGCTCGAGGCCGTGGTCGTGGTCGCCCTCTTCGGCATGTTCATCAGCTGGTGGGTGATCGGCTTCTGGCAATTCATGGCCATCCGCGTCCCGCCGGAGAACGCGCTCGAGATCTACGTCACGGGCAAACAATGGATGTGGAAATTCGCCTATCCGCAGGGCGCGAGCACCATCTCGACGCTCTACGTTCCCGCGGGGCGGCCCGTGAAGCTGATCCTGACCTCGCGTGACGTCATTCACAGCTTCTACGTCCCGGATTTCCGGCTGAAGCAGGACGCCCTCCCGGGACGCCTGAGCACGCTCTGGTTCGAGGTCAAGGAGCCGGGCCGGTACGACATCCTGTGCACGGAGTATTGCGGCGTCAGCCATTCGACCATGTGGGGCGAGGTCATCGCGCTGCCCCCGGAGGAGTACGAGCGGTGGCTGCAAGGCGAGGCGCCGGGGCCGGACGTGGCGGGCCCCGTCGACCTGCGCCCGTCCGCCGTCCTCGACTACGCGCCCGCGGAGCCTGTGAGTATGGTTCGTCAGGGCGAACTCGCCGCGGCGCAGCACGGCTGCCTGCGGTGCCATACCCTCGACGGCACGCCGCACCTCGGGCCCACCTGGGCGGGCCTCTATGGCACCACGATCCCGCTCGAGGGCGGGGGCAACACGAGGGTCGACGAGGCGTACATCACCGAGTCGATGATGGATCCGCTCGCCCGGATTCACGCGGGGTATCAGCGCATCATGCCGAGTTACCTCGGCCAGATTCGACCGGCCGAGACGAGCGCCATCATCGAGCTCATGAAGAGCCTGCGTGACGTGCGCCCGAAGCCCGGCGCCGAGGCGCCCTGGGGCACGGTCGACGTTCCGGAGACGCGGGAGGGAAGGCAATGA
- a CDS encoding cytochrome c oxidase subunit I, with product MSQATIDADARPDPLGVGAEHPDYLRADSGLRSWLLTKDHKRIALMYYVSVVLFLGLGGIFALVLRTELLTPEQTFIDANTYNQMFTLHGVTMVWLFLIPSIPTIFGNFVLPIMLGAKDLAFPRINLASYYVFLLSAIILLGAMLAGGADTGWTFYVPYSTTSPTAVTWMGIGIFVNGISSIMTAVNFIVSTHTLRAKGLNWHRMPLFVWALYGTSIIILFATPVLGMSLILVALDHSFGLGLFDPRYGGDPVLYQHLFWFYSHPAVYIMVLPTFGVISEIVCSFSHNPPASYRAIAYSSLGIAFVGFFTWGHHMFVAGLSEFDAGVFGALSMFVAIFSAIKVFTWVATLRGGSISFATPMLYFLWFLFLFVFGGMTGVAVATQSLDVHWHDTYFVVAHFHFIMVGGTLTGFLAAAHYWFPKMFGRLYDERVGLLTSVAVFIGFVFTFLPQFLLGNAGMPRRYFTYPERYQWLNVLSTGGAWLLGVGLLLALLNLIVALKWGKRAGPNPWGSRSFEWITASPPSKHNFEETPDIARSAYEYSLSEEVAHERAKAR from the coding sequence ATGAGCCAAGCGACCATCGACGCCGATGCCAGGCCGGATCCGCTCGGCGTCGGCGCGGAGCATCCGGATTATCTGCGCGCCGACAGCGGCCTGCGCTCGTGGCTCCTCACGAAGGACCACAAGCGCATCGCCCTGATGTACTACGTGAGCGTGGTCCTCTTCCTGGGGCTCGGCGGCATCTTCGCCCTCGTGCTCCGCACGGAGCTGCTCACGCCCGAGCAGACGTTCATCGACGCGAATACGTACAACCAGATGTTCACGCTCCATGGCGTCACCATGGTCTGGTTGTTCCTGATCCCGAGCATCCCGACCATATTCGGCAATTTCGTGTTGCCGATCATGCTCGGGGCCAAGGACCTCGCGTTCCCACGCATCAACCTCGCGAGTTATTACGTCTTCCTCCTCAGCGCGATCATCCTGCTCGGGGCCATGCTCGCGGGCGGGGCGGACACCGGCTGGACGTTTTACGTGCCGTACAGCACGACGTCCCCGACGGCCGTCACCTGGATGGGGATCGGCATCTTCGTCAATGGCATCTCGTCGATCATGACGGCGGTGAACTTCATCGTCTCGACGCACACGCTCCGGGCGAAGGGCCTGAACTGGCACCGCATGCCGCTCTTCGTGTGGGCGCTCTACGGGACGAGCATCATCATCCTCTTCGCCACGCCCGTGCTCGGGATGTCGCTCATCCTCGTCGCGCTCGATCATTCGTTCGGGCTCGGGCTCTTCGATCCGCGGTACGGCGGCGACCCGGTGCTCTACCAGCACCTCTTCTGGTTCTACTCGCACCCGGCCGTGTACATCATGGTCCTCCCCACGTTCGGGGTGATCAGCGAGATCGTCTGCTCATTCTCGCACAACCCGCCGGCGAGTTATCGCGCCATTGCGTACTCGTCGCTCGGGATCGCGTTCGTCGGGTTCTTCACCTGGGGCCACCACATGTTCGTGGCCGGCCTCAGCGAGTTCGACGCGGGCGTCTTCGGCGCGCTCTCGATGTTCGTCGCGATCTTCTCGGCGATCAAGGTCTTCACCTGGGTCGCGACGCTCCGCGGCGGCTCGATCAGCTTCGCCACGCCGATGCTGTATTTCCTGTGGTTCCTCTTCCTGTTCGTCTTCGGCGGAATGACGGGCGTGGCCGTGGCGACGCAATCGCTCGACGTGCACTGGCACGACACGTATTTCGTCGTCGCCCACTTCCACTTCATCATGGTCGGAGGGACGCTGACCGGGTTTCTCGCAGCCGCACATTACTGGTTTCCCAAGATGTTCGGCAGGCTCTACGACGAGCGCGTCGGGCTCTTGACCTCGGTCGCCGTGTTCATCGGCTTCGTGTTCACGTTCCTGCCCCAGTTCCTCCTGGGGAATGCGGGCATGCCGAGGCGTTATTTCACGTATCCGGAGCGTTACCAGTGGCTCAACGTGCTCTCGACCGGCGGGGCCTGGCTGCTCGGGGTGGGCCTCCTCCTCGCGCTCCTGAACCTCATCGTCGCGCTGAAATGGGGCAAGCGCGCCGGGCCGAACCCCTGGGGCTCGCGGAGCTTCGAGTGGATCACCGCGTCCCCGCCGTCGAAGCACAACTTCGAGGAGACGCCCGACATCGCGCGGTCTGCCTACGAATACTCGCTCTCCGAGGAGGTCGCCCATGAGCGCGCAAAGGCTCGCTGA